The following are from one region of the Methyloversatilis discipulorum genome:
- a CDS encoding GNAT family N-acetyltransferase: protein MAVFAAAVHDLAGRAYTREQCRAWAPLPPDPDAWRARLSRLHARLACDGDEVAGFIGYTHQGHVDLLFTAPQHARRGVASALFRAACADLRRAGAERVFAEASLAARPFFERQGLAVVAEEVVLRQGEALRRFRMEGALPSPHVPTAP, encoded by the coding sequence ATGGCGGTGTTTGCCGCGGCGGTTCACGATCTTGCGGGCCGTGCCTATACCCGCGAACAGTGTCGCGCCTGGGCACCGCTGCCGCCGGATCCGGATGCCTGGCGCGCCCGCCTGTCGCGTCTGCATGCCCGGCTCGCGTGCGACGGTGATGAGGTGGCCGGTTTCATCGGCTACACGCATCAGGGTCACGTCGATCTGCTGTTCACGGCGCCGCAGCATGCGCGCCGGGGTGTGGCGTCCGCACTCTTCCGCGCGGCGTGCGCGGACCTCCGCCGCGCTGGCGCCGAGCGCGTCTTTGCCGAGGCCAGTCTGGCGGCGCGCCCATTCTTCGAGCGCCAGGGGCTGGCGGTCGTTGCCGAGGAGGTCGTGCTGCGCCAGGGCGAGGCATTGCGCCGCTTCCGCATGGAGGGCGCACTGCCATCTCCGCATGTTCCGACGGCGCCTTGA
- the msrB gene encoding peptide-methionine (R)-S-oxide reductase MsrB: MKTYRKSPEVIARLTPEQYRVTQQNGTEYPGTGEYLHNHEPGIYVDIVSGEPLFASSDKFESGCGWPSFTKPIEPAHVTELRDASLGMIRTEVRSAHGDSHLGHVFPDGPRDRGGLRYCINSASLRFVHRDNMVAEGYGDYLDQVEDVR; this comes from the coding sequence ATGAAGACCTATCGCAAATCACCCGAGGTGATCGCCCGCCTCACGCCTGAGCAGTACCGGGTTACGCAGCAGAACGGCACCGAATACCCAGGCACCGGCGAATATCTGCACAACCACGAACCGGGCATCTACGTCGACATCGTGTCCGGCGAGCCGCTGTTCGCGTCGAGCGACAAGTTCGAGTCCGGCTGCGGCTGGCCGAGCTTCACCAAGCCGATCGAGCCGGCGCACGTGACCGAGCTGCGCGATGCTTCGCTCGGCATGATCCGTACCGAAGTGCGCTCGGCGCACGGCGACAGCCATCTCGGCCACGTCTTCCCGGACGGCCCGCGCGACCGCGGCGGGCTGCGCTACTGCATCAATTCGGCGTCGCTGCGCTTCGTGCATCGCGACAACATGGTGGCCGAAGGTTATGGCGACTATCTGGATCAGGTGGAGGACGTGCGATGA
- the msrA gene encoding peptide-methionine (S)-S-oxide reductase MsrA: MSTERAVLAGGCFWGMQQLIRRIPGVVSTRVGYSGGDVPNATYRNHGTHAEAIEILFDPAQLSYRRLLEFFFQIHDPSTPNRQGNDRGPSYRSAIYWTSEAQRDEALRTIADVDASGIWPGKVVTEVEPVGDFWEAEPEHQDYLEHFPNGYTCHFPRPNWVLPKRDAAA, translated from the coding sequence ATGAGCACCGAACGCGCAGTGCTTGCCGGCGGCTGTTTCTGGGGCATGCAGCAGCTGATCCGCCGCATCCCTGGCGTGGTCTCGACGCGCGTCGGTTACAGCGGCGGCGACGTGCCGAACGCGACCTACCGCAATCACGGCACGCACGCCGAGGCGATCGAGATCCTGTTCGATCCGGCGCAGCTGAGCTATCGCCGGCTGCTGGAATTCTTCTTCCAGATCCACGACCCGAGCACGCCGAATCGCCAGGGCAACGACCGCGGGCCTTCCTACCGATCGGCGATCTACTGGACCAGCGAAGCGCAGCGCGACGAGGCGCTGCGCACCATCGCCGACGTCGATGCGTCGGGCATCTGGCCGGGCAAGGTGGTGACCGAGGTCGAGCCGGTCGGTGATTTCTGGGAGGCCGAACCGGAACACCAGGACTACCTGGAGCATTTCCCGAACGGCTACACCTGCCACTTCCCGCGACCGAACTGGGTGCTGCCGAAGCGGGACGCCGCCGCCTGA
- a CDS encoding PEP-CTERM sorting domain-containing protein, with protein MPRALARLPVLTVFAALSFQAHALTQVQWVTPSESQIVSGGGLQSVNLDETPYVSAGGVTFVGKAQGDDATGTVRVFSEIDSRGVGGVPDLLIGSAFAQNTSSGVLVGTPGSGPVDVTFVFTFDGSFHTYSGNVFHQLVGTLTLGIPSSTVAFTNVNYQSQLVFRTDLLDDTAVRTESKGNVTYFEPGFVYVDEPYAGATSTVISDDMNDLIGEIRLTVTMTPGQNFVLVNNLSTQVTPEPILPSAGPFDYSQSWGAVDGFNTGRLSILLPQGYTLEGNTGLLTAAVAPPVPEPATWGLMAAGLAVLGAIARRRTNA; from the coding sequence ATGCCGCGCGCTCTTGCCCGTCTTCCCGTGCTCACCGTGTTCGCCGCGCTGTCGTTCCAGGCCCACGCACTGACCCAGGTGCAATGGGTGACGCCATCGGAAAGCCAGATCGTCAGCGGTGGCGGTCTGCAGTCGGTGAACCTCGATGAAACGCCTTACGTGTCGGCGGGTGGCGTCACCTTCGTCGGCAAGGCGCAGGGCGACGACGCGACCGGCACGGTGCGCGTGTTCAGCGAAATCGACAGCCGCGGCGTCGGCGGCGTACCCGACCTGCTGATCGGCTCCGCCTTCGCCCAGAACACGAGCAGCGGCGTGCTGGTCGGCACGCCGGGCAGCGGCCCGGTGGACGTCACCTTCGTATTCACCTTCGACGGCAGCTTCCACACCTACAGCGGCAACGTGTTCCACCAGCTTGTCGGCACACTGACACTGGGCATACCGTCGAGCACGGTCGCCTTCACCAATGTGAACTACCAGTCGCAACTGGTGTTCCGCACCGATCTGCTGGACGACACCGCCGTGCGCACGGAAAGCAAGGGCAACGTCACCTATTTCGAACCGGGTTTCGTCTACGTCGATGAGCCCTACGCCGGCGCCACCAGCACCGTCATCAGCGACGACATGAACGACCTGATCGGCGAAATCCGGCTCACCGTCACGATGACCCCGGGCCAGAACTTCGTGCTGGTGAACAACCTCAGCACCCAGGTCACGCCCGAACCCATACTGCCCAGCGCCGGCCCCTTCGACTACAGCCAGTCCTGGGGCGCGGTGGACGGTTTCAACACCGGCCGGCTGAGCATCCTGCTACCGCAGGGCTACACGCTCGAAGGCAATACCGGCCTGCTGACTGCCGCCGTCGCACCGCCTGTGCCCGAACCCGCAACCTGGGGCCTGATGGCCGCCGGTCTGGCAGTGCTCGGCGCGATCGCGCGCCGCCGAACGAACGCGTAA
- a CDS encoding heme-dependent oxidative N-demethylase family protein, producing the protein MSIAFKPDETFRGDYTYRNSPAAIRRFPFPFHQDQYMYSVNMEPHTKGPAGSVFENAFDIDEHYIAEMRDRAITLERDPGRCVSLPHMMDAEWDTLELIMESLSRDYPDMFTLAKDGARWSWINKPLGIEQTFTFGDAATLPCPPFEYITRQTQGDFVIMDQRDNDLFADAGMITSQADWSLMFDAGMSFMEWHGPVPLAHELGVFERALKYLLMLQQGRPVRRLNWTMTINPRLDTSPETYPEWGPDRASVTPDNVGDKVHLRVELQALFRLPRSNGMLFSIRGYLASMNELATYPRWAKRLHRVLSTLPNELAEYKGLVRYKPTTLEWLSKFDDGEVLPAGTQPE; encoded by the coding sequence ATGAGCATCGCATTCAAGCCGGACGAAACCTTCCGCGGCGACTACACCTACCGCAACTCGCCGGCGGCCATCCGCCGCTTCCCCTTCCCCTTCCATCAGGACCAGTACATGTACTCGGTCAACATGGAGCCGCACACCAAGGGGCCTGCAGGTTCGGTGTTCGAGAACGCCTTCGACATCGACGAGCACTACATCGCCGAAATGCGCGACCGCGCCATCACGCTGGAGCGCGACCCGGGCCGCTGCGTGTCGCTGCCGCACATGATGGACGCCGAGTGGGACACGCTGGAACTGATCATGGAATCGCTGTCGCGCGACTATCCGGACATGTTCACGCTGGCCAAGGACGGCGCGCGCTGGAGCTGGATCAACAAGCCGCTGGGCATCGAGCAGACCTTCACCTTCGGCGACGCCGCCACGCTGCCCTGCCCGCCCTTCGAGTACATCACGCGGCAGACCCAGGGTGACTTCGTCATCATGGACCAGCGCGACAACGACCTGTTCGCCGACGCTGGCATGATCACCTCGCAGGCCGACTGGTCGCTGATGTTCGACGCCGGCATGAGCTTCATGGAATGGCACGGTCCGGTGCCGCTGGCGCATGAGCTGGGCGTGTTCGAGCGCGCGCTGAAGTACCTGCTGATGCTGCAGCAGGGCCGACCGGTGCGCCGCCTGAACTGGACCATGACCATCAACCCGCGTCTCGACACCTCGCCGGAAACCTACCCGGAATGGGGCCCGGACCGCGCCAGCGTCACGCCGGACAACGTCGGCGACAAGGTGCACCTGCGCGTCGAACTGCAGGCCCTGTTCCGCCTGCCGCGCAGCAACGGCATGCTGTTCTCGATCCGCGGCTATCTGGCCAGCATGAACGAACTGGCCACCTACCCGCGCTGGGCCAAGCGTCTGCACCGCGTACTGAGCACGCTGCCGAACGAGCTGGCCGAGTACAAGGGTCTGGTGCGCTACAAGCCGACCACGCTGGAATGGCTGTCGAAGTTCGACGACGGCGAAGTGCTGCCTGCCGGCACGCAACCCGAGTAA
- a CDS encoding PDR/VanB family oxidoreductase — protein sequence MSSASLNVEIRRIRELAPGIREFSLSRTDGEDFPVYSGGSHIVLSLPLGERPHRNPYSLLGDPTVRDTWRVAVRKQEESRGGSRWLHEQAREGMRIDISAPVNLFPLIRTGRRHILVAGGIGITPILSQARELARLGADFEVHYAYRGPEYGVFSDELEALAPGRVHHYVQSRREQIEFGSLLAGRPLGTHFYICGPAGMVAASMNAGKSLGWPESHLHSEQFLAPTGGEPFDVKLALSGKAFTVPSDLSLLEAIEQQGVDAPYLCRGGACGQCELEVLGAEGELIHHDLYLSADERASGKKIMPCVSRLKGGCLTLNL from the coding sequence ATGAGCAGTGCATCCCTCAACGTAGAGATCCGCCGCATCCGCGAACTGGCGCCGGGCATCCGCGAGTTCAGCCTGTCGCGCACCGACGGCGAAGATTTTCCGGTCTATTCCGGCGGCAGCCACATCGTGCTGTCGCTGCCGCTTGGTGAGCGTCCGCACCGCAATCCGTACTCGCTGCTGGGCGACCCGACCGTGCGCGACACCTGGCGCGTGGCGGTGCGCAAGCAGGAAGAGTCGCGCGGCGGTTCGCGCTGGCTGCACGAGCAGGCGCGCGAAGGCATGCGCATCGACATTTCGGCGCCGGTGAACCTGTTCCCGCTGATCCGCACCGGCCGCCGCCACATCCTGGTCGCCGGCGGCATCGGCATCACGCCCATCCTGTCGCAGGCGCGCGAACTGGCCCGCCTCGGTGCCGACTTCGAAGTGCATTACGCCTACCGCGGCCCCGAATACGGCGTGTTCTCCGACGAGCTGGAGGCGCTTGCTCCGGGGCGCGTGCATCACTACGTGCAGTCGCGCCGCGAACAGATCGAATTCGGCTCGCTGCTGGCCGGCCGTCCGCTGGGCACCCACTTCTACATCTGCGGTCCGGCCGGCATGGTGGCCGCCAGCATGAACGCCGGCAAGTCGCTGGGCTGGCCGGAAAGCCATCTGCACAGCGAACAGTTCCTCGCGCCGACCGGCGGTGAGCCGTTCGACGTAAAGCTGGCACTGAGCGGCAAGGCCTTCACCGTGCCGAGCGACCTGTCGCTGCTGGAAGCGATCGAGCAGCAGGGCGTCGACGCGCCCTACCTCTGTCGCGGCGGCGCCTGCGGCCAGTGCGAACTGGAAGTGCTCGGCGCCGAAGGCGAGCTGATCCATCACGACCTGTATCTGAGCGCCGACGAGCGCGCGTCGGGCAAGAAGATCATGCCCTGCGTGTCGCGCCTGAAGGGCGGTTGCCTGACCCTGAACCTGTGA
- a CDS encoding dimethylamine monooxygenase subunit DmmA family protein: MSTPAIKSQPVYAELEWDRAGTHHILFVAAEDAALAQRLLSNPPAGTITLIHLGSTSAEARSCWSQGLPDSALYLETHSLAEALEVLRDALYVAQMGTRIYLAGPEDAVWQASRVADGFGVGRDEVRYAQLGSKARPVFCVHCRTITRGVHTNIVSCSGCGRSLFVRDHFSRRLGAYMGFQIDAEVPGEVPAAEVVYP, encoded by the coding sequence ATGAGCACCCCAGCCATCAAAAGCCAGCCGGTTTACGCAGAGCTCGAATGGGATCGCGCCGGTACGCATCACATCCTGTTCGTTGCCGCCGAGGACGCCGCTCTGGCGCAGCGCCTGCTCTCCAACCCGCCCGCCGGCACCATCACGCTGATCCACCTGGGCAGCACGTCCGCCGAGGCGCGCAGCTGCTGGTCGCAGGGCCTGCCCGACAGTGCGCTCTACCTCGAGACGCACTCGCTGGCGGAGGCGCTGGAAGTGCTGCGCGACGCGCTCTACGTCGCGCAGATGGGCACGCGCATCTATCTCGCCGGCCCGGAAGACGCGGTGTGGCAGGCGTCGCGCGTGGCCGACGGCTTCGGCGTCGGACGCGACGAAGTTCGCTACGCACAACTGGGCAGCAAGGCACGCCCGGTGTTCTGCGTGCATTGCCGCACCATCACGCGCGGCGTGCACACCAACATCGTTTCATGCAGCGGCTGCGGACGATCGCTGTTCGTGCGCGACCACTTCTCGCGCCGGCTGGGTGCCTACATGGGCTTCCAGATCGACGCCGAAGTGCCGGGCGAGGTCCCCGCTGCGGAGGTGGTCTACCCATGA
- a CDS encoding aminomethyltransferase family protein: MQRNSVLNERHRQLGSKLDGDTWNNMPIPWSYNSCPHDEVVATRTRAGLYDVSALNIVNVTGPDAEAVIDRLVTIDITKLKPGTARLGGEVNEAGALVDDIMIIRDSADKFRISHGSGATPKTLAALAAGKNVKVEADLDVHILSLQGPVSLDVLAPHTPADLAALPYFNHVETTLFGKKVTLGRGGYSGERGYEVYCSAADAVFLWDTILEAGKPKGVIPCSWTALDLTRVEGALLFFPFEMPEGDTTPWEVNMDWAVDLDKKGDYIGKAAVLALKGRERAKQAGMTVLHHEAVEAGAKVYDGEKEVGVVTSASYSRLLMQSLAMVHLKPSHSNIGTRLTIASKAGKLAALVVPTPFYDPLRQRTHPDKKR, from the coding sequence ATGCAGAGGAATTCGGTACTGAACGAGCGGCACCGCCAGCTCGGTTCTAAGCTCGACGGCGATACGTGGAACAACATGCCGATCCCGTGGAGCTACAACAGCTGCCCGCACGACGAAGTCGTCGCCACGCGCACCCGCGCCGGCCTGTACGACGTGTCGGCGCTGAACATCGTCAACGTGACCGGCCCGGACGCCGAAGCCGTGATCGACCGCCTGGTCACCATCGACATCACCAAGCTGAAGCCGGGCACCGCCCGCCTCGGCGGCGAAGTGAACGAAGCCGGTGCGCTGGTCGACGACATCATGATCATCCGTGACTCGGCCGACAAATTCCGCATTTCGCACGGCAGCGGCGCCACGCCGAAGACGCTGGCTGCACTGGCTGCCGGCAAGAACGTGAAGGTCGAAGCCGACCTCGACGTGCACATCCTGTCGCTGCAGGGCCCGGTTTCGCTCGACGTGCTGGCCCCGCACACGCCGGCCGATCTGGCTGCGCTGCCCTACTTCAACCACGTCGAAACCACGCTGTTCGGCAAGAAGGTGACGCTGGGCCGTGGCGGCTACTCCGGCGAGCGCGGCTACGAGGTGTACTGCAGCGCGGCCGACGCCGTGTTCCTGTGGGACACCATCCTCGAAGCCGGCAAGCCGAAGGGCGTCATCCCCTGCTCGTGGACCGCGCTCGACCTGACCCGCGTCGAAGGCGCGCTGCTGTTCTTCCCGTTCGAAATGCCGGAAGGCGACACCACGCCGTGGGAAGTGAACATGGACTGGGCGGTCGACCTCGACAAGAAGGGCGACTACATCGGCAAGGCTGCCGTGCTCGCACTGAAGGGCCGCGAACGTGCCAAGCAGGCCGGCATGACCGTGCTGCACCACGAAGCGGTCGAAGCCGGCGCCAAGGTCTATGACGGCGAGAAGGAAGTCGGCGTGGTCACCTCGGCCTCGTACAGCCGCCTGCTGATGCAGTCGCTGGCCATGGTGCACCTGAAGCCGTCGCATTCGAACATCGGCACCCGCCTGACCATTGCCAGCAAGGCCGGCAAGCTCGCCGCGCTGGTGGTGCCGACGCCGTTCTACGACCCGCTGCGCCAGCGTACCCATCCGGACAAGAAGCGCTGA
- a CDS encoding GFA family protein codes for MAKAGGGEGACLCGAVRYRVRGALSAPVACHCSQCARTSGHHAVMASCADADLEIMAGDPLRWYASSLSVKRGFCAQCGGNLFWKDAGSDVTYVTAGTLDRPTGLKLSAHIFAGSRADYYDIDDDLPRSDAW; via the coding sequence ATGGCGAAGGCGGGTGGAGGTGAAGGTGCGTGTCTGTGCGGTGCCGTGCGCTACCGTGTGCGGGGGGCGCTGAGCGCGCCGGTGGCGTGCCATTGCAGCCAGTGCGCCCGCACCAGCGGCCATCATGCCGTGATGGCGAGCTGCGCCGACGCCGACCTCGAAATCATGGCTGGCGACCCGCTGCGCTGGTACGCCTCGTCGCTCAGCGTGAAACGCGGCTTCTGCGCACAGTGCGGCGGCAATCTGTTCTGGAAGGACGCCGGATCCGACGTCACCTATGTGACTGCCGGCACGCTGGACCGCCCGACCGGCCTGAAGCTGTCGGCCCACATCTTCGCCGGCTCGCGCGCCGACTACTACGACATCGACGACGACCTGCCGCGCAGCGACGCCTGGTAG
- a CDS encoding DUF1989 domain-containing protein, with protein sequence MNTIVEPSLNPATAARTRARHVRHVALGGAAVSFDLAAGDRLTLTDPEGLQPGLLYVAGPNGIAAAMLPGLPVTTPADVPGFARALLSGAPAGWGLVCAEVFGSDGLPGSQRVVTAPGAVRCALHAPGDDMQPDAQNAPTELIADIECAEPVAGIAPPPLAPPVLDLRIAAGTAQAYRVKAGDYIQVIDVDGRQCSDFLAFDAAALAQGQEYDLDPTTTRTLMGSASPGPGLLNKYYDERQVPLVEVIRDTVGRHDTFMLACSAKYYDDMGYPGHANCSDNFNNALEPHGVARRAGWPAINFFYNTIVNHDDSISLDEPWSRAGDYVLLRAMTDLVCASSSCTDDIDPANGWNPTDIHVRVYDASNNFSKGIAHRMTPDAAPKLTRETGFHARTSALTRRMVEYRGFWLQDSFSSNGPIDEYWACRERAVMIDLSALRKFEITGPDAEQLLQLATTRNIRKLAVGQIVYTALCYEHGGMIDDGTVFRLCQNNFRLVCGDDYCGVWLRELAAKHNLRVWVKSSTDQLHNLSVQGPKSRDILREIVVTPPGNASMDELKWFRLTVGKIDGLPVVVSRTGYTGELGYEVWCHPKHAVQVWDAIAKAGEPHGIAPMGLAALDMLRIEAALIFAEYDFCDQTDPFEAGIGFAVAADKEDDYVGKAALERRKAHPARVMVGLDIEGTELVAHGDPIFNGRAQIGQITSTTRSPILGKTIALARLDVSAVELGATVEIGKLDGHQKRIKATQVKTSHYDPTKARVRA encoded by the coding sequence ATGAACACGATCGTCGAACCTTCGCTGAATCCGGCGACTGCCGCGCGAACGCGTGCACGCCACGTCCGTCACGTCGCCCTCGGCGGCGCAGCGGTGTCCTTCGACCTCGCCGCCGGCGACCGCCTCACGCTGACCGACCCCGAAGGCCTGCAGCCGGGGCTGCTCTATGTCGCCGGCCCGAACGGCATCGCCGCGGCCATGCTGCCCGGCCTGCCCGTCACCACCCCGGCCGATGTGCCCGGCTTCGCCCGCGCGCTGCTCAGCGGTGCACCGGCCGGCTGGGGCCTGGTCTGTGCCGAAGTGTTCGGCAGCGACGGGCTGCCGGGCAGCCAGCGCGTCGTCACCGCACCCGGCGCAGTGCGCTGCGCACTGCACGCGCCGGGCGATGACATGCAGCCGGACGCGCAGAACGCGCCGACCGAACTGATCGCCGACATCGAGTGCGCCGAACCGGTGGCCGGCATCGCGCCGCCGCCGCTGGCCCCGCCGGTACTCGACCTGCGCATCGCCGCCGGCACGGCACAGGCCTACCGCGTGAAGGCCGGCGACTACATACAGGTGATCGACGTCGACGGCCGCCAGTGCTCCGACTTCCTCGCCTTCGACGCCGCAGCACTCGCGCAGGGCCAGGAATACGACCTCGACCCGACCACCACGCGCACGCTGATGGGTTCGGCCAGCCCCGGCCCCGGCCTGCTGAACAAGTACTACGACGAGCGCCAGGTGCCGCTGGTCGAGGTGATCCGCGACACGGTCGGCCGCCACGACACCTTCATGCTGGCGTGCAGCGCGAAGTACTACGACGACATGGGTTACCCCGGTCACGCCAACTGCAGCGACAACTTCAACAACGCGCTCGAACCGCACGGCGTGGCCCGCCGCGCTGGTTGGCCGGCGATCAACTTCTTCTACAACACCATCGTCAATCACGACGACAGCATCAGCCTGGACGAACCGTGGTCGCGCGCCGGCGACTACGTGCTGCTGCGCGCGATGACCGACCTGGTCTGCGCCTCCTCGTCCTGCACCGACGACATCGACCCGGCCAACGGCTGGAACCCGACGGATATCCACGTGCGGGTCTATGACGCCTCGAACAACTTCTCCAAAGGGATCGCACACCGCATGACGCCCGACGCCGCCCCCAAGCTCACGCGCGAAACCGGCTTCCACGCCCGCACCTCCGCGCTCACCCGCCGCATGGTCGAGTACCGCGGCTTCTGGCTGCAGGACTCGTTCTCGTCCAACGGCCCGATCGACGAATACTGGGCCTGCCGCGAACGCGCGGTGATGATCGATCTGTCCGCACTGCGCAAGTTCGAAATCACCGGCCCCGACGCCGAACAGCTGCTGCAGCTGGCCACCACGCGCAACATCCGCAAGCTGGCGGTCGGCCAGATCGTCTACACCGCGCTCTGCTACGAGCACGGCGGCATGATCGACGACGGCACGGTGTTCCGCCTGTGCCAGAACAACTTCCGCCTGGTGTGCGGCGATGACTACTGCGGCGTGTGGCTGCGCGAACTGGCGGCCAAGCACAACCTGCGCGTGTGGGTGAAGTCCTCCACCGACCAGCTGCACAACCTGTCGGTGCAGGGCCCGAAGTCGCGCGACATCCTGCGCGAAATCGTCGTCACGCCGCCGGGCAATGCGTCGATGGACGAACTGAAGTGGTTCCGCCTGACCGTGGGCAAGATCGACGGCCTGCCGGTCGTCGTGTCGCGCACGGGTTACACCGGCGAACTGGGCTACGAAGTCTGGTGCCACCCGAAGCACGCAGTGCAGGTGTGGGACGCCATCGCGAAGGCCGGCGAGCCGCACGGCATCGCGCCGATGGGCCTGGCCGCGCTCGACATGCTGCGCATCGAAGCGGCGCTCATCTTCGCCGAGTACGACTTCTGCGATCAGACCGATCCGTTCGAGGCAGGCATCGGTTTCGCGGTGGCGGCCGACAAGGAGGATGACTACGTCGGCAAGGCCGCGCTGGAGCGGCGCAAGGCCCACCCGGCGCGCGTCATGGTCGGCCTGGACATCGAAGGCACCGAACTGGTGGCGCACGGCGACCCGATCTTCAACGGTCGCGCGCAGATCGGCCAGATCACCAGCACCACCCGTTCGCCCATCCTCGGCAAAACCATCGCGCTGGCACGGCTGGACGTGTCGGCGGTCGAGCTGGGTGCCACGGTGGAGATCGGCAAGCTGGACGGCCACCAGAAGCGCATCAAGGCCACCCAGGTGAAAACCTCGCACTACGACCCGACCAAGGCCCGCGTGCGCGCCTGA
- a CDS encoding flavin-containing monooxygenase codes for MKKRVAIIGAGPSGLAQLRAFQSAQAKGADIPEIVCYEKQSDWGGMWNYTWRTGLDEHGEPVHGSMYRYLWSNGPKECLEFADYTFDEHFGRPMGSYPPREVLWDYIKGRVEKAGVRKYIRFNTAARNVTFDDKTKKFTVTVHNYDQDVTYSEEFDYVIVASGHFSTPNVPYFPGFETFGGRVLHAHDFRDALEFKGKDVLIVGASYSAEDIGSQCYKYGARSITSCYRTNPMGYKWPDNWEEKPQLLRVEGKTAHFADGTSKHIDAVILCTGYKHHFPFLSEELRLKTDNRLWPLNLYKGIMWEDNPQLMYLGMQDQWYSFNMFDAQAWYARDVILGRLPVPSYEEMHAEDMKWREEELTLEDAQQMFEFQGKYIQHLIDATDYPSFPIPEVNQTFLEWKKDKYEDIMGYRNKCYRSLMTGTMATPHHTSWLEALDDSLEAYLNEPASTEQA; via the coding sequence ATGAAGAAGCGCGTTGCCATCATCGGCGCCGGCCCCAGCGGCCTGGCCCAGCTCCGGGCCTTCCAGTCCGCCCAGGCCAAGGGCGCCGACATTCCGGAGATCGTGTGCTACGAGAAGCAGTCGGACTGGGGTGGCATGTGGAACTACACCTGGCGCACCGGCCTGGACGAGCACGGCGAGCCGGTGCACGGCAGCATGTACCGCTACCTCTGGTCCAACGGTCCGAAGGAATGTCTGGAATTCGCCGACTACACCTTCGACGAACACTTCGGTCGCCCGATGGGTTCCTACCCCCCGCGTGAAGTGCTGTGGGACTACATCAAGGGCCGTGTCGAGAAGGCCGGTGTGCGCAAGTACATCCGCTTCAACACCGCCGCCCGCAACGTCACCTTCGACGACAAGACCAAGAAGTTCACGGTCACCGTGCACAACTACGACCAGGACGTGACCTACTCGGAAGAGTTCGACTACGTCATCGTCGCCAGCGGCCACTTCTCGACCCCGAACGTGCCCTACTTCCCGGGCTTCGAAACCTTTGGCGGCCGCGTGCTGCACGCGCACGACTTCCGTGACGCGCTCGAATTCAAGGGCAAGGACGTGCTCATCGTCGGCGCCAGCTACTCGGCGGAAGACATCGGCTCGCAGTGCTACAAGTACGGCGCCCGTTCGATCACCAGCTGCTACCGCACCAACCCGATGGGCTACAAATGGCCCGACAACTGGGAAGAGAAGCCGCAGCTGCTGCGCGTCGAGGGCAAGACCGCCCACTTCGCCGACGGCACCAGCAAGCACATCGACGCCGTCATCCTGTGCACCGGCTACAAGCACCACTTCCCCTTCCTGTCGGAAGAACTGCGCCTGAAGACCGACAACCGCCTGTGGCCGCTCAATCTGTACAAGGGCATCATGTGGGAGGACAACCCGCAGCTGATGTACCTCGGCATGCAGGACCAGTGGTACAGCTTCAACATGTTCGACGCCCAGGCCTGGTACGCGCGCGACGTCATCCTCGGCCGCCTGCCGGTGCCGTCGTACGAAGAGATGCACGCCGAAGACATGAAGTGGCGCGAAGAGGAACTGACGCTGGAAGACGCCCAGCAGATGTTCGAATTCCAGGGCAAGTACATCCAGCACCTGATCGACGCCACCGACTACCCGAGCTTCCCGATTCCCGAGGTCAACCAGACCTTCCTCGAATGGAAGAAGGACAAGTACGAGGACATCATGGGCTACCGCAACAAGTGCTACCGCTCGCTGATGACCGGCACCATGGCCACGCCGCACCACACCTCGTGGCTGGAGGCGCTGGACGACTCGCTCGAGGCCTACCTGAACGAGCCGGCCTCGACCGAGCAGGCCTGA